A region from the Fusarium musae strain F31 chromosome 1, whole genome shotgun sequence genome encodes:
- a CDS encoding hypothetical protein (EggNog:ENOG41) — MDQVIDRQDPETRESQETQIRQLQTILQRMPRNFPTTPNHVDSAYKDFTKYKEQCATLCRHILTEELGRGSRNGGDLPRRDSTVESPQSPSQIYDTRSSFSGRSLAEVVSGSVGKSIHHTDAWLTSVRDWKNYLESLADACRTSLIETYKNNERDATPEQVEALFTNKRFRKEAVQRMRNASVTRVMSADPQFFPKYEMRFYDYERIKQELNEIRQLLQTGESGISPDRTIKEFAISQRGDAILEFANNAPGCNHNDPALRFRVSSYMLAETSPIFARMFAGHSSSLHLYDDDDISTLLPLPPTKYFCKDGSEAKLYRMPQVELNHLGSLEILLHAAHMHNEMVPREIEFEQFVAIAECCMRYKSTSPLELIVEHRWLPQWMHKGADDMPDGLLVISYAFGLRRLFSRMSKTTILNLVDEKELLAKPWPQKIRDKIWAVRCAKMAQIHECCVSTIREYMREPTHNTLEGSEELPLDTRASFSSDSLPPTMLTSTPRCPKGSHWCDATNLGWLMLLYNEMNLLPHIMAPDVLSHLPRTQPQSKSLAQIVDALRRIPTPPTPVHRGVCDPGPMFRSAISDIYNSVLGLTLFDISGKSHGWGLSKHREREPQTQLNKGLDRMAAPDPNYSVATEFPEIVRLRILCQLDEIDDLHTAAMINRAYYETYKKHELYLMRNILRMDRKRTATRSHIPIGPTTNEEKVLRDESEVLKRTPADTADGITLHSVVETEGDYTDSDSDSDSLYSTSVTRSAATTSTTIRGRDYQGSSDPARITDSPARTPRARTGTPTSRSTGIGSPTTPRQAVFDPPPLPTTAPPPITTIDEPPLTVEEANRILWPEDAIRASESPLPIGPTGIEGIREKFRAGDPAFDAGLEEKTLVPTGEKQLRSEHDRQVGLLKGGDPSSK; from the exons ATGGACCAAGTCATTGATCGACAAGATCCCGAGACGAGGG AAAGCCAAGAAACCCAAATCCGACAACTCCAGACCATTCTTCAACGGATGCCTCGCAACTTTCCTACTACGCCCAACCATGTCGACTCAGCCTACAAAGATTTCACCAAATACAAGGAGCAATGTGCTACGCTATGTCGACATATTCTCACAGAAGAACTCGGTCGCGGTTCTCGTAATGGCGGCGACCTGCCCCGCCGTGACTCAACCGTAGAATCTCCGCAAAGTCCTAGCCAGATCTACGATACAAGGAGTTCCTTCAGTGGGAGAAGTCTAGCCGAGGTTGTCTCTGGAAGTGTTGGAAAGAGTATACACCACACTGATGCCTGGCTGACCTCTGTGCGCGACTGGAAGAACTACCTCGAGTCCCTTGCCGATGCCTGCCGGACGAGCCTAATTGAGACCTACAAGAACAACGAGCGCGATGCAACGCCGGAACAAGTGGAAGCCCTGTTCACGAATAAGCGTTTTCGAAAGGAGGCTGTGCAGCGAATGCGCAATGCCAGTGTAACCCGGGTCATGTCGGCAGATCCCCAATTC TTTCCAAAATATGAAATGCGCTTTTACGATTACGAGAGAATCAAGCAGGAGTTGAACGAGATTCGACAGCTTTTGCAAACAGGAGAGTCTGGCATCTCACCTGACCGGACCATCAAAGAGTTTGCAATCTCGCAGCGCGGCGATGCTATACTAGAGTTCGCCAACAATGCGCCTGGATGTAACCACAACGATCCAGCACTACGTTTTCGTGTCTCGTCTTACATGCTCGCTGAGACGTCACCTATCTTTGCGCGCATGTTTGCAGGGCACTCCAGCAGTCTTCACCTttacgacgatgacgatatATCGACACTGCTCCCGTTACCCCCAACAAAATATTTCTGTAAGGATGGCTCCGAAGCCAAGCTTTACCGCATGCCGCAGGTTGAGTTGAACCACCTGGGTTCTCTGGAGATTCTATTACACGCAGCACACATGCATAACGAAATGGTTCCACGAGAAATCGAGTTCGAGCAGTTCGTTGCTATCGCCGAGTGTTGCATGCGATACAAGAGTACTTCACCTCTGGAACTCATCGTTGAACATCGATGGCTGCCACAATGGATGCACAAGGGTGCTGATGACATGCCTGATGGGCTCTTGGTCATCAGCTACGCATTTGGACTCCGTCGACTATTTTCCCGCATGTCGAAGACTACGATTCTGAACCTTGTGGATGAGAAAGAGCTATTAGCTAAACCCTGGCCACAGAAAATCAGGGATAAAATATGGGCAGTTCGTTGCGCGAAGATGGCACAAATTCACGAATGTTGCGTCAGTACTATCCGAGAATACATGCGGGAACCAACACACAATACGTTGGAAGGCTCAGAAGAGCTTCCATTAGATACAAGAGCCAGCTTTTCCTCGGACAGTTTACCACCGACGATGCTGACGAGTACACCAAGATGTCCCAAGGGCAGCCATTGGTGTGACGCCACGAACCTCGGATGGCTGATGCTACTTTACAATGAGATGAACCTCCTGCCTCATATCATGGCGCCAGATGTTTTGTCTCATTTACCGAGGACACAGCCACAGTCGAAGAGTTTGGCGCAGATCGTGGATGCCTTGAGAAGGATTCCTACGCCGCCAACACCAGTCCATCGAGGGGTGTGTGATCCTGGGCCCATGTTTCGCTCTGCTATCAGtgatatttataatagcgTGCTTGGCCTGACACTATTTGACATCAGTGGGAAGAGCCACGGTTGGGGACTCTCGAAGCACAGAGAACGAGAACCTCAAACCCAGCTCAACAAAGGCCTTGATCGAATGGCTGCACCCGACCCGAACTACAGCGTTGCTACCGAGTTCCCCGAGATTGTTCGCCTTCGTATCTTATGTCAACTAGACGAAATCGACGATCTTCACACAGCAGCCATGATCAACCGCGCATACTATGAGACCTACAAGAAGCATGAACTGTATCTAATGAGAAACATTCTCCGCATGGATCGCAAACGAACAGCGACTCGCAGCCACATACCAATCGGTCCTACCACCAACGAAGAGAAGGTTCTTAGAGATGAATCGGAAGTGTTGAAGCGCACGCCAGCGGATACTGCAGACGGCATCACTCTTCACAGCGTTGTTGAAACAGAAGGAGACTACACAGACTCCGACTCGGACAGTGATAGCCTTTATTCAACTTCAGTGACTCGATCAGCTGCTACTACAAGCACAACCATCAGGGGCCGTGATTACCAGGGATCGTCAGACCCTGCGCGGATCACGGATAGCCCCGCACGGACACCACGGGCCCGGACCGGGACACCCACGTCAAGATCCACTGGCATCGGATCTCCGACGACCCCTCGGCAGGCCGTATTTGACCCACCACCGCTTCCGACCACGGCACCACCACCTATAACCACAATCGACGAACCTCCTCTCACAGTTGAGGAAGCAAACAGGATTCTTTGGCCAGAAGACGCCATCCGAGCTTCCGAGTCACCGTTACCAATAGGCCCGACAGGTATAGAAGGCATTCGCGAAAAGTTCCGCGCCGGCGATCCCGCGTTTGACGCGGGCCTTGAAGAGAAGACCCTTGTGCCGACTGGCGAAAAGCAGCTCCGAAGTGAAC